From Neodiprion pinetum isolate iyNeoPine1 chromosome 7, iyNeoPine1.2, whole genome shotgun sequence, a single genomic window includes:
- the stv gene encoding BAG domain-containing protein Samui isoform X3: MDSPIILDTTPEFGQYVQDRAFPGFPFDDDGFDGGSRRAGGNIRSHLDDLAARHPEFADHLLGPPWADVPFPLGTPRNRRRGSGLGSSSSYQSHPDEDARSQASGSSAASAASGASGVSSHGEADTGIYQEQQQQEERERNDKRSNKGNNQHYQPIPQYGLRNTVDIGQHRHDMENSENEKTNRGQRSASAPPENRQTAQNFNEQSHQQQASQQQSGQNQGSNPNQRFVSRVDITPQQQQSDVAKPPMSPKLQQQQQHQPHSQSNHQTSSGQQQQTHQQKSNVRHIPIFVEGRDEPVIPKNVVDETSSGQFAGHQQQKRPQSPPQFQRPSHFNQHFTGGGNRHHQQWQQPQQQQFYHQQPAATAASQHEQQIPKANHYQQQQQQYRQQQAEKQRAAQQQQQQQQREDEPAAEPPKLKQIQPKEPLERVAIVQNDVDSLMEEVKQYQGDSRQSKEYMYLDEMLTRELIKLDDIETEGKPEVRQARKNAIKSIQDCIAMLESKVPIPGQEVIKNSDSTAAITDQGKSALPMETDAETVKSDLSNNPNGAGDENAAIPLPPPENSVLSQQPKDQVTHSQGVDAGTAVKDQDRPEERRNVDEAMNEDVANDDPVAATEALIQTEKSGSVTAMETQQDGVADSAKKTADEAMESNQAAGGDPGQHQHQQQQMDVDAAAAAATKTTSKSPRKTRKAKQPKPVSDVPIPLPPPEVSHT, from the coding sequence GGTTTTCCGTTCGACGACGACGGATTCGACGGTGGCAGCAGACGTGCCGGCGGCAACATCAGATCCCATTTGGACGACCTAGCTGCTCGCCATCCAGAGTTTGCCGATCACCTTCTGGGCCCGCCTTGGGCAGACGTTCCGTTCCCCCTTGGCACCCCGAGGAACAGAAGGCGGGGTTCGGGTTTGGGCTCTTCGTCCTCGTACCAGAGTCATCCGGACGAAGACGCGAGGAGTCAGGCGAGCGGAAGCAGCGCCGCAAGCGCGGCGAGCGGAGCAAGCGGCGTCAGTTCTCACGGCGAGGCGGATACCGGAATTTACCAGGAACAGCAACAGCAGGAGGAACGTGAGAGGAACGACAAGCGTAGTAATAAGGGCAACAATCAACACTATCAACCCATTCCTCAGTACGGACTGAGAAACACCGTCGACATTGGACAGCATCGTCACGACATGGAGAACAGCGAGAACGAGAAGACTAACCGAGGTCAACGATCCGCTTCGGCACCGCCGGAGAATCGACAGACTGCACAGAATTTCAATGAGCAGAGTCATCAGCAGCAAGCTTCGCAACAACAGAGCGGACAGAATCAGGGATCGAATCCTAATCAACGGTTCGTTTCCAGGGTCGATATTACTCCTCAGCAACAGCAATCCGACGTCGCTAAGCCGCCGATGTCGCCTAAGCttcaacagcagcagcaacaccAACCTCATAGTCAGTCCAATCATCAGACATCGTCGGGACAGCAGCAGCAAACCCATCAACAGAAGAGCAACGTCAGGCATATTCCGATATTCGTTGAGGGTAGGGACGAGCCGGTGATTCCAAAGAACGTCGTCGACGAGACGTCGTCCGGTCAGTTCGCCGGTCATCAGCAACAGAAACGGCCGCAATCACCGCCGCAGTTTCAGAGACCGTCGCACTTCAATCAACACTTTACAGGCGGTGGCAACAGGCATCATCAGCAATGGCAGCAACCGCAGCAGCAACAGTTTTATCATCAACAACCGGCCGCGACTGCGGCGAGTCAGCACGAGCAGCAGATACCTAAGGCTAATCACTAccagcaacaacagcaacagtaTCGTCAACAGCAGGCCGAAAAGCAACGGGCTGctcaacagcaacagcaacagcaacagcggGAAGATGAACCAGCGGCTGAACCGCCGAAGCTGAAACAGATTCAACCCAAGGAGCCGTTGGAGAGGGTCGCCATTGTACAGAATGACGTCGACTCGCTCATGGAGGAGGTTAAGCAGTATCAGGGTGACTCGAGGCAGAGCAAGGAGTACATGTACCTCGACGAAATGTTGACCAGGGAGCTTATCAAGCTCGACGACATCGAGACCGAGGGTAAACCCGAGGTCAGGCAGGCAAGGAAAAACGCCATAAAGAGTATACAGGATTGTATCGCGATGCTCGAATCGAAGGTACCGATTCCTGGCCAGGAAGTTATCAAGAATTCCGATTCGACCGCCGCAATCACCGATCAGGGTAAGTCTGCATTACCGATGGAGACTGACGCTGAGACTGTTAAGAGCGATCTTAGCAACAATCCTAACGGTGCCGGGGACGAAAACGCCGCGATACCTTTACCGCCACCAGAAAATTCCGTTCTCTCGCAACAGCCGAAGGATCAAGTTACTCACTCTCAGGGCGTCGACGCGGGTACCGCGGTTAAGGATCAGGATCGGCCGGAGGAACGTCGGAACGTTGACGAAGCGATGAACGAGGATGTGGCCAATGATGATCCCGTTGCTGCCACGGAGGCGTTGATACAGACTGAAAAATCCGGATCCGTTACGGCGATGGAAACTCAACAGGATGGTGTTGCGGATAGTGCAAAGAAAACTGCTGACGAAGCGATGGAGTCGAATCAAGCTGCTGGCGGTGATCCGGGGCAACATCAACACCAGCAGCAACAGATGGACGTCGacgccgctgctgctgctgctaccaAAACTACATCCAAGTCACCCAGGAAGACGAGAAAAGCGAAACAGCCGAAACCCGTTTCCGATGTACCGATTCCTCTACCCCCACCTGAAGTCAGTCATACTTAG
- the stv gene encoding BAG domain-containing protein Samui isoform X2, which produces MRFPTTINIGHISNVNDSKSFFEPTTASTGSSQQRGSRDREHPFERHHTGFPRGFPFDDDGFDGGSRRAGGNIRSHLDDLAARHPEFADHLLGPPWADVPFPLGTPRNRRRGSGLGSSSSYQSHPDEDARSQASGSSAASAASGASGVSSHGEADTGIYQEQQQQEERERNDKRSNKGNNQHYQPIPQYGLRNTVDIGQHRHDMENSENEKTNRGQRSASAPPENRQTAQNFNEQSHQQQASQQQSGQNQGSNPNQRFVSRVDITPQQQQSDVAKPPMSPKLQQQQQHQPHSQSNHQTSSGQQQQTHQQKSNVRHIPIFVEGRDEPVIPKNVVDETSSGQFAGHQQQKRPQSPPQFQRPSHFNQHFTGGGNRHHQQWQQPQQQQFYHQQPAATAASQHEQQIPKANHYQQQQQQYRQQQAEKQRAAQQQQQQQQREDEPAAEPPKLKQIQPKEPLERVAIVQNDVDSLMEEVKQYQGDSRQSKEYMYLDEMLTRELIKLDDIETEGKPEVRQARKNAIKSIQDCIAMLESKVPIPGQEVIKNSDSTAAITDQGKSALPMETDAETVKSDLSNNPNGAGDENAAIPLPPPENSVLSQQPKDQVTHSQGVDAGTAVKDQDRPEERRNVDEAMNEDVANDDPVAATEALIQTEKSGSVTAMETQQDGVADSAKKTADEAMESNQAAGGDPGQHQHQQQQMDVDAAAAAATKTTSKSPRKTRKAKQPKPVSDVPIPLPPPEVSHT; this is translated from the coding sequence GGTTTTCCGTTCGACGACGACGGATTCGACGGTGGCAGCAGACGTGCCGGCGGCAACATCAGATCCCATTTGGACGACCTAGCTGCTCGCCATCCAGAGTTTGCCGATCACCTTCTGGGCCCGCCTTGGGCAGACGTTCCGTTCCCCCTTGGCACCCCGAGGAACAGAAGGCGGGGTTCGGGTTTGGGCTCTTCGTCCTCGTACCAGAGTCATCCGGACGAAGACGCGAGGAGTCAGGCGAGCGGAAGCAGCGCCGCAAGCGCGGCGAGCGGAGCAAGCGGCGTCAGTTCTCACGGCGAGGCGGATACCGGAATTTACCAGGAACAGCAACAGCAGGAGGAACGTGAGAGGAACGACAAGCGTAGTAATAAGGGCAACAATCAACACTATCAACCCATTCCTCAGTACGGACTGAGAAACACCGTCGACATTGGACAGCATCGTCACGACATGGAGAACAGCGAGAACGAGAAGACTAACCGAGGTCAACGATCCGCTTCGGCACCGCCGGAGAATCGACAGACTGCACAGAATTTCAATGAGCAGAGTCATCAGCAGCAAGCTTCGCAACAACAGAGCGGACAGAATCAGGGATCGAATCCTAATCAACGGTTCGTTTCCAGGGTCGATATTACTCCTCAGCAACAGCAATCCGACGTCGCTAAGCCGCCGATGTCGCCTAAGCttcaacagcagcagcaacaccAACCTCATAGTCAGTCCAATCATCAGACATCGTCGGGACAGCAGCAGCAAACCCATCAACAGAAGAGCAACGTCAGGCATATTCCGATATTCGTTGAGGGTAGGGACGAGCCGGTGATTCCAAAGAACGTCGTCGACGAGACGTCGTCCGGTCAGTTCGCCGGTCATCAGCAACAGAAACGGCCGCAATCACCGCCGCAGTTTCAGAGACCGTCGCACTTCAATCAACACTTTACAGGCGGTGGCAACAGGCATCATCAGCAATGGCAGCAACCGCAGCAGCAACAGTTTTATCATCAACAACCGGCCGCGACTGCGGCGAGTCAGCACGAGCAGCAGATACCTAAGGCTAATCACTAccagcaacaacagcaacagtaTCGTCAACAGCAGGCCGAAAAGCAACGGGCTGctcaacagcaacagcaacagcaacagcggGAAGATGAACCAGCGGCTGAACCGCCGAAGCTGAAACAGATTCAACCCAAGGAGCCGTTGGAGAGGGTCGCCATTGTACAGAATGACGTCGACTCGCTCATGGAGGAGGTTAAGCAGTATCAGGGTGACTCGAGGCAGAGCAAGGAGTACATGTACCTCGACGAAATGTTGACCAGGGAGCTTATCAAGCTCGACGACATCGAGACCGAGGGTAAACCCGAGGTCAGGCAGGCAAGGAAAAACGCCATAAAGAGTATACAGGATTGTATCGCGATGCTCGAATCGAAGGTACCGATTCCTGGCCAGGAAGTTATCAAGAATTCCGATTCGACCGCCGCAATCACCGATCAGGGTAAGTCTGCATTACCGATGGAGACTGACGCTGAGACTGTTAAGAGCGATCTTAGCAACAATCCTAACGGTGCCGGGGACGAAAACGCCGCGATACCTTTACCGCCACCAGAAAATTCCGTTCTCTCGCAACAGCCGAAGGATCAAGTTACTCACTCTCAGGGCGTCGACGCGGGTACCGCGGTTAAGGATCAGGATCGGCCGGAGGAACGTCGGAACGTTGACGAAGCGATGAACGAGGATGTGGCCAATGATGATCCCGTTGCTGCCACGGAGGCGTTGATACAGACTGAAAAATCCGGATCCGTTACGGCGATGGAAACTCAACAGGATGGTGTTGCGGATAGTGCAAAGAAAACTGCTGACGAAGCGATGGAGTCGAATCAAGCTGCTGGCGGTGATCCGGGGCAACATCAACACCAGCAGCAACAGATGGACGTCGacgccgctgctgctgctgctaccaAAACTACATCCAAGTCACCCAGGAAGACGAGAAAAGCGAAACAGCCGAAACCCGTTTCCGATGTACCGATTCCTCTACCCCCACCTGAAGTCAGTCATACTTAG